In one Pungitius pungitius chromosome 13, fPunPun2.1, whole genome shotgun sequence genomic region, the following are encoded:
- the si:ch211-117n7.7 gene encoding monoacylglycerol lipase ABHD12-like isoform X1, with the protein MARKRVVKQEGSSSAKSRVQGSARDLKGPKPSGWWLKRGVLAIIAVFFVVPCLQKQLPGLIQHFVYSYRIRVPLFVDLSRPADLSLNHTINTYLTSEEGISLGVWCIVLNCSRHTVPDRRWKEAQGKDLDWYQNTLKDGSPVFIYLHGNTGSRAETHRVGVAKVLSALGYHVLVPDYRGFGDSTGEPTEAGLTTDALYLYNWVKARSGNSLVIIWGHSLGTGVGTNTAVKLIERGERFDGVILEGAFNTARNPIPVHPFSWYYWKYPGIGYFFQEPWAENKVVFPTEENLKKMKSPILFLHAEDDHLAPIQSVRQMYEVAVSAQNAERVKLASFDGSLGYLHNGLYRDPHLSDIINNFVLSL; encoded by the exons ATGGCGAGGAAGAGGGTCGTCAAACAGGAGGGTTCTTCCTCGGCTAAGAGCAGAGTCCAGGGGTCTGCCAGAGACCTGAAGGGGCCCAAGCC GTCCGGATGGTGGCTGAAGAGAGGAGTACTGGCCATCATTGCCGTCTTCTTTGTGGTGCCTTGCTTGCAGAAACAACTCCCTGGATTAATCCAGCACTTTGTTTACTCTTACAGAA TCAGGGTGCCTCTCTTTGTGGACCTCAGCCGACCTGCAGATCTCTCCCTTAATCACACCATCAACACATACTTAACATCAGAGGAAGGAATCTCTCTTGGGGTGTG GTGCATTGTTCTGAACTGTTCTAGGCACACTGTTCCTGACCGACGGTGGAAAGAGGCTCAGGGGAAGGACTTGGACTGGTACCAAAACACTTTAAAGGATGGAAGTCCTGTCTTCATTTATCTTCATGGCAACACAGGTTCAAG GGCAGAAACTCACCGTGTGGGAGTGGCAAAA GTATTGAGTGCACTGGGTTACCACGTGCTGGTGCCTGACTACAGag GGTTTGGAGATTCCACCGGGGAGCCGACTGAAGCCGGTCTGACGACCGATGCCCTCTACTTATACAACTGGGTCAAAGCACGTAGTGGAAACAGCCTGGTCATCATCTGGGGACACTCTCTTGGCACTGG aGTGGGCACAAACACTGCAGTAAAACTGATTGAGCGAG GTGAGAGGTTTGATGGAGTGATTCTTGAGGGTGCATTCAATACTGCTCGAAATCCGATTCCAGTCCATCCATTTAGCTGG TACTACTGGAAGTACCCGGGCATCGGGTACTTTTTCCAAGAGCCATGGGCAGAAAACAAGGTGGTCTTTCCTACTGAagagaa tttgaagaaaatgaaaagtcctaTCCTGTTCCTTCATGCAGAGGACGATCACTTAGCTCCCATTCAGAGTGTTCGGCAG ATGTATGAGGTAGCAGTGAGTGCCCAGAATGCCGAGCGAGTCAAGCTGGCTTCATTTGACGGCTCTCTGGGGTATCTGCACAACGGCTTATATCGTGACCCCCATCTGTCTGACATCATAAA TAACTTTGTGCTGTCCTTATAG
- the dennd10 gene encoding DENN domain-containing protein 10, which produces MAATETQFMLSVGLIEKDVNGDTLWVWCFPSVGPDLRKVLLSKCCLTQDARDFHTFVFGQFCRTWYYITTVEVQEPTALNKVTHFSIVVTAKDFNPEKYAALSRILCRMYIKHGSPVKMMEAYVTVLTKGMCQSDENGSFLIKDYDVLKAYLAGSVKDVVSQFGMETIILYTALMLKKRIIVHHPRIEALLEFTRVLPTLTWHRKDWSILHPYVHLSDTELDDLKKCPGYVAGFVDPEVSKRSDLFDVYVNLTDSVITVSQSAKESMAMGKLHKDIGHLIVQSAEDPERSDSQVIKDISVKTKEILANLMSLADQCEDSKITLEGLKQHHFPPATENFLFHLAAAEQLLRI; this is translated from the exons ATGGCTGCAACTGAAACGCAGTTTATGTTAAGCGTCGGATTAATCG AGAAAGATGTGAATGGAGACACTCTGTGGGTGTGGTGCTTCCCCTCAGTGGGTCCAGACCTGAGGAAAGTCCTGCTCAGCAAGTGCTGCCTGACCCAGGACGCCCGGGACTTCCACACCTTTGTGTTTGGTCAGTTCTGTCGCACCTGGTACTACATCACAACCGTGGAGGTGCAGGAACCTACAGCACTAAACAAG GTCACCCATTTTTCAATAGTAGTTACAGCGAAGGACTTCAACCCTGAGAAGTATGCTGCACTTAGCAGAATACTCTGCAG GATGTACATCAAACATGGCAGCCCGGTGAAGATGATGGAAGCGTATGTCACCGTCCTCACCAAAGGAATGTGCCAGAGTGATGAAAATGGATCTTTTCTTATTAAGGATTATGATGTTCTTAAAGCGTACTTGGCTGGTTCCGTCAAAG ATGTGGTGTCTCAGTTTGGTATGGAGACCATAATCCTGTATACTGCTCTCATGCTGAAGAAGAGAATCATTGTCCATCACCCTCGGATCGAAGCATTGTTGGAGTTTACAAG AGTTCTGCCGACTCTGACATGGCACAGGAAGGACTGGTCCATCCTGCACCCGTATGTGCACCTGAGTGACACCGAACTAGACGATCTCAAGAAATGCCCCG GATATGTAGCCGGTTTTGTGGATCCGGAGGTGAGCAAAAGATCGGATTTGTTTGATGTGTACGTGAACCTCACAGACAGCGTCATCACGGTATCCCAGAGTGCCAAAG AGTCTATGGCGATGGGGAAGTTGCACAAGGACATCGGGCACCTTATTGTCCAGTCTGCAGAGGATCCAGAGAGGTCAGATAGTCAGGTCATTAAG GATATTTCTGTCAAGACAAAAGAGATCCTTGCCAACTTAATGTCCCTGGCTGACCAATGTGAAGACTCTAAAATCACACTGGAAGGTTTAAAGCAGCATCATTTCCCTCCAGCCACAGAGAACTTCCTCTTTCATTTGGCTGCTGCCGAGCAGCTCTTACGGATATAA
- the sfxn4 gene encoding sideroflexin-4 isoform X1 produces the protein MDPNLLFWKSQGQSLLSRLHIWFNLLDPTSLLSSDAEIKNAHRLLGSGQKLNEKDGHAQTLSLSSVHADSGTVLPLIFRPPALMPISAPLVVASLLPHSSVKPALFWQLLLHSYSAGFNYANRNSSSEEQSNNRSLKQLLLIAGTVSYATCAGALPQIFINRLGVRSAPIQTLFRSILPIPLSAVLAFFNVYIVRSGESETGIQVFDTNGTPVGLSKAAGDKAVRETALSRAALFGTTAAVPNLLVLLLQRTRLFQRSALLAAPVRHISVALVLGMMIPVSFSLFPQLGTIEKDDVEEELQASAVGGQLYYHRGL, from the exons ATGGATCCTAATCTGTTGTTCTGGAAGAGCCAGGGTCAG TCGCTCCTCAGCCGATTACATATCTGGTTTAACCTCCTTGATCCTACTTCCCTGCTTTCCTCTGAT GCTGAAATAAAAAACGCCCACCGTCTTCTTGGAAGTGGACAGAAGCTAAATGAAAAG GATGGACACGCACAGACCCTCTCACTT tCGTCCGTCCACGCCGACTCTGGCACTGTTCTTCCACTTATTTTCCGACCTCCAG CACTGATGCCAATATCTGCTCCTCTG GTGGTTGCCAGCCTTTTACCACACAGCAGCGTCAAACCCGCTTTGTTTTGGCAG TTGTTGCTGCATAGTTACAGTGCTGGATTCAACTATGCAAACAGAAACTCTTCATCGGAGGAG CAGAGCAACAACAGGTCTttgaaacagctgctgctgatcGCTGGGACCGTTTCCTATGCAACATGTGCAGGG gCCCTTCCTCAAATTTTCATAAACCGACTTGGTGTAAGAAGCGCACCAATCCAAACTTTGTTTAGGTCGATATTACCGATCCCACTCTCCG CTGTGCTGGCCTTCTTCAACGTGtacattgtcagaagtggggaGTCAGAAACTGGGATCCAAGTGTTCGACACCAATGGAACTCCTGTCGGCCTCTCTAAGGCAGCGGGAGACAAG gcTGTGAGGGAAACTGCGTTATCAAGAGCGGCGCTGTTTGGTACAACCGCTGCTGTTCCTAATCTCCTGGTTTTGCTCTTACAGAG AACTAGACTCTTCCAGAGGAGTGCTCTGCTAGCTGCTCCAGTCCGGCACATCAGTGTCGCCTTGGTTCTGGGAATGATGATCCCCGTCTCGTTCAGCCTCTTCCCACAACTCGGAACG ATCGAGAAGGAcgatgtggaggaggagctgcaggcctcAGCGGTCGGTGGACAGTTGTACTACCATAGAGGACTCTGA
- the si:ch211-117n7.7 gene encoding monoacylglycerol lipase ABHD12-like isoform X3: protein MARKRVVKQEGSSSAKSRVQGSARDLKGPKPSGWWLKRGVLAIIAVFFVVPCLQKQLPGLIQHFVYSYRIRVPLFVDLSRPADLSLNHTINTYLTSEEGISLGVWHTVPDRRWKEAQGKDLDWYQNTLKDGSPVFIYLHGNTGSRAETHRVGVAKVLSALGYHVLVPDYRGFGDSTGEPTEAGLTTDALYLYNWVKARSGNSLVIIWGHSLGTGVGTNTAVKLIERGERFDGVILEGAFNTARNPIPVHPFSWYYWKYPGIGYFFQEPWAENKVVFPTEENLKKMKSPILFLHAEDDHLAPIQSVRQMYEVAVSAQNAERVKLASFDGSLGYLHNGLYRDPHLSDIINNFVLSL, encoded by the exons ATGGCGAGGAAGAGGGTCGTCAAACAGGAGGGTTCTTCCTCGGCTAAGAGCAGAGTCCAGGGGTCTGCCAGAGACCTGAAGGGGCCCAAGCC GTCCGGATGGTGGCTGAAGAGAGGAGTACTGGCCATCATTGCCGTCTTCTTTGTGGTGCCTTGCTTGCAGAAACAACTCCCTGGATTAATCCAGCACTTTGTTTACTCTTACAGAA TCAGGGTGCCTCTCTTTGTGGACCTCAGCCGACCTGCAGATCTCTCCCTTAATCACACCATCAACACATACTTAACATCAGAGGAAGGAATCTCTCTTGGGGTGTG GCACACTGTTCCTGACCGACGGTGGAAAGAGGCTCAGGGGAAGGACTTGGACTGGTACCAAAACACTTTAAAGGATGGAAGTCCTGTCTTCATTTATCTTCATGGCAACACAGGTTCAAG GGCAGAAACTCACCGTGTGGGAGTGGCAAAA GTATTGAGTGCACTGGGTTACCACGTGCTGGTGCCTGACTACAGag GGTTTGGAGATTCCACCGGGGAGCCGACTGAAGCCGGTCTGACGACCGATGCCCTCTACTTATACAACTGGGTCAAAGCACGTAGTGGAAACAGCCTGGTCATCATCTGGGGACACTCTCTTGGCACTGG aGTGGGCACAAACACTGCAGTAAAACTGATTGAGCGAG GTGAGAGGTTTGATGGAGTGATTCTTGAGGGTGCATTCAATACTGCTCGAAATCCGATTCCAGTCCATCCATTTAGCTGG TACTACTGGAAGTACCCGGGCATCGGGTACTTTTTCCAAGAGCCATGGGCAGAAAACAAGGTGGTCTTTCCTACTGAagagaa tttgaagaaaatgaaaagtcctaTCCTGTTCCTTCATGCAGAGGACGATCACTTAGCTCCCATTCAGAGTGTTCGGCAG ATGTATGAGGTAGCAGTGAGTGCCCAGAATGCCGAGCGAGTCAAGCTGGCTTCATTTGACGGCTCTCTGGGGTATCTGCACAACGGCTTATATCGTGACCCCCATCTGTCTGACATCATAAA TAACTTTGTGCTGTCCTTATAG
- the tm9sf3 gene encoding transmembrane 9 superfamily member 3, with amino-acid sequence MGSSRWKVAAAAFLAIVGSLLPVDADEHEHTYMDKEEVVLWMNTVGPYHNRQETYKYFSLPFCAGSKKTISHYHETLGEALQGVELEFSGLDIKFKDEVMQTTYCEIDLDKPKRDAFVYAIKNHYWYQMYIDDLPIWGIVGDADENGEDHYLWTYKKLEIGFNGNRIVDVNLTSEGKVRLVPNTRIAMSYSVKWKKSDVKFEDRFDKYLDPSFFQHRIHWFSIFNSFMMVIFLVGLVSMILMRTLRKDYARYSKEEEIDDMDRDLGDEYGWKQVHGDVFRPSSHPLIFSSLIGSGCQIFSVSFIVIVVAMVEDLYTERGSMLSTAIFVYAATSPVNGYFGGSLYAKQGGRRWIKQMFIGAFLIPAMVCGTAFFINFIAMYYHASRAIPFGTMVAVCCICFFVILPLNLVGTILGRNLSGQPNFPCRVNAVPRPIPEKKWFMEPAVIVCLGGILPFGSIFIEMYFIFTSFWAYKIYYVYGFMMLVLVILCIVTVCVTIVCTYFLLNAEDYRWQWTSFLSAASTAVYVYMYSFYYYFFKTKMYGLFQTSFYFGYMAVFSTSLGIMCGAVGYVGTSAFVRKIYTNVKID; translated from the exons ATGGGGTCTTCCAGGTGGAAGGTAGCAGCTGCGGCTTTCCTCGCTATAGTAGGCTCTTTATTACCCGTCGACGCAGATGAACACGAACACACG TACATGGATAAGGAGGAGGTAGTTTTGTGGATGAACACAGTCGGGCCTTACCACAATCGACAAGAGACATACAAGTACTTCTCTTTGCCCTTCTGCGCGGGCTCCAAGAAGACCATCAGTCATTACCATGAAACACTTGGAGAAGCTCTGCAGGGAGTGGAGCTGGAATTCAGCGGCCTCGACATCAAGTTCAAAG ATGAGGTCATGCAGACAACATACTGTGAAATTGACCTGGACAAACCCAAACGGGATGCCTTTGTCTATGCCATAAAGAATCACTACTGGTACCAAATGTACATAGATGACCTTCCCATCTGGG gtattGTTGGTGATGCGGATGAAAACGGAGAAGATCATTACCTGTGGACATACAAGAAACTGGAGATTGGCTTCAATGGCAACCGAATTGTGGACGTTAATTTGACCAGTGAAGGCAAAGTCCGACTTGTGCCCAACACAAGAATTGCAATGTCTTACTCT GTGAAGTGGAAGAAGTCAGATGTGAAGTTTGAGGACCGATTCGACAAGTACCTTGATCCGTCCTTCTTTCAGCACAGG ATTCATTGGTTCTCCATCTTTAACTCCTTCATGATGGTCATTTTCTTGGTGGGTCTGGTGTCCATGATTCTGATGAGAACACTAAGAAAGGATTACGCAAGATACAGCAAAGAGGAAGAAATAGATGACATg GACAGAGACCTGGGAGATGAATACGGGTGGAAGCAGGTGCACGGGGATGTGTTTCGGCCGTCAAGCCATCCGCTGATCTTTTCTTCGCTCATTGGCTCCGGCTGCCAGATCTTCTCTGTCTCGttcatcgtcatcgtcgtcgCTATGGTCGAGGATTTGTATACAGA GAGGGGATCCATGCTGAGCACAGCCATTTTCGTGTACGCTGCCACCTCCCCAGTCAACGGCTACTTTGGGGGGAGCTTGTATGCAAAACAAGGAG GGAGAAGATGGATTAAGCAGATGTTTATCGGGGCCTTCTTGATCCCAGCCATGGTGTGCGGCACGGCCTTTTTCATCAACTTCATTGCTATGTACTACCACGCCTCCAGAGCCATCCCTTTTGGCACCATG gttgCTGTCTGCTGTATCTGCTTCTTTGTCATTCTGCCCCTAAACCTCGTGGGAACCATTCTGGGGAGGAATCTGTCTGGACAGCCGAACTTCCCGTGCCGGGTGAACGCCGTGCCGCGTCCCATCCCTGAGAAGAAGTG GTTCATGGAGCCGGCCGTCATCGTCTGCCTCGGAGGAATCCTTCCCTTCGGCTCCATCTTCATTGAGAT GTACTTCATCTTCACGTCCTTTTGGGCGTACAAAATCTACTACGTGTACGGCTTCATGATGCTGGTCCTGGTTATCCTGTGCATCGTGACCGTGTGTGTGACCATCGTGTGTACGTACTTCCTGCTCAACGCTGAGGACTACAGATG GCAATGGACAagtttcctctctgcagcatCCACGGCCGTTTATGTTTACATGTACTCCTTTTACTACTACTTCTTCAAAACTAA GATGTACGGCCTGTTCCAAACGTCCTTCTACTTTGGCTACATGGCTGTGTTCAGCACTTCTCTAGGAATCATGTGTG GTGCCGTGGGATACGTGGGAACAAGTGCCTTTGTGAGGAAGATCTACACGAATGTGAAAATTGACTAG
- the prdx3 gene encoding thioredoxin-dependent peroxide reductase, mitochondrial yields the protein MAATMGRLLRTSARVAAGALKVSAAGPHRGSGAARILSAPSPQRACFSTSTSWWSPAVTQPAPDFKGTAVHNGEFKEMSLADFKGKYLVLFFYPLDFTFVCPTEIISFSDKASEFHDINCEVVGVSVDSHFTHLAWTNTPRKTGGLGNIHIPLLSDLNKQISRDYGVLLEGAGIALRGLFVIDPNSVVRHMSVNDLPVGRSVEETLRLVRAFQFVETHGEVCPASWTPESPTIKPTPQGSKEYFEKVN from the exons ATGGCGGCCACCATGGGGAGACTTCTCAGGACCTCT gcgAGGGTTGCAGCAGGAGCATTGAAGGTGTCAGCAGCCGGTCCACACAGAGGATCCGGGGCTGCAAGAATCCTCAGCGCTCCCTCCCCCCAGAGAGCCTGTTTCTCTACCA GCACTTCCTGGTGGAGCCCTGCTGTCACTCAGCCCGCACCGGACTTTAAGGGCACAGCTGTCCACAATGGGGAGTTCAAGGAAATGAGCCTTGCAGATTTCAAGGGCAAATACCTGGTCCTCTTCTTCTATCCCCTGGATTT CACCTTTGTGTGTCCAACGGAGATCATCTCATTCAGCGACAAAGCCAGTGAGTTCCACGACATAAACTGCGAGGTGGTGGGCGTGTCCGTGGACTCTCACTTCACCCACCTGGCATGGACCAACACACCACGCAAG ACTGGAGGCCTGGGAAACATCCACATCCCCCTCCTGTCCGACCTCAACAAACAGATCTCCAGAGACTACGGGGTGCTGCTGGAGGGGGCGGGCATTGCGCTCAG GGGCCTGTTTGTCATCGATCCAAACAGTGTGGTCAGACACATGAGCGTTAATGACCTCCCGGTAGGTCGTAGTGTAGAGGAGACGCTTCGGTTGGTCAGGGCATTCCAGTTTGTGGAGACCCACGGGGAGGTGTGTCCAGCCAGCTGGACCCCCGAGTCCCCAACG ATCAAACCAACGCCACAAGGATCCAAGGAGTACTTTGAAAAAGTCAACTGA
- the sfxn4 gene encoding sideroflexin-4 isoform X2 gives MDPNLLFWKSQGQSLLSRLHIWFNLLDPTSLLSSDAEIKNAHRLLGSGQKLNEKDGHAQTLSLSSVHADSGTVLPLIFRPPALMPISAPLVVASLLPHSSVKPALFWQLLLHSYSAGFNYANRNSSSEESNNRSLKQLLLIAGTVSYATCAGALPQIFINRLGVRSAPIQTLFRSILPIPLSAVLAFFNVYIVRSGESETGIQVFDTNGTPVGLSKAAGDKAVRETALSRAALFGTTAAVPNLLVLLLQRTRLFQRSALLAAPVRHISVALVLGMMIPVSFSLFPQLGTIEKDDVEEELQASAVGGQLYYHRGL, from the exons ATGGATCCTAATCTGTTGTTCTGGAAGAGCCAGGGTCAG TCGCTCCTCAGCCGATTACATATCTGGTTTAACCTCCTTGATCCTACTTCCCTGCTTTCCTCTGAT GCTGAAATAAAAAACGCCCACCGTCTTCTTGGAAGTGGACAGAAGCTAAATGAAAAG GATGGACACGCACAGACCCTCTCACTT tCGTCCGTCCACGCCGACTCTGGCACTGTTCTTCCACTTATTTTCCGACCTCCAG CACTGATGCCAATATCTGCTCCTCTG GTGGTTGCCAGCCTTTTACCACACAGCAGCGTCAAACCCGCTTTGTTTTGGCAG TTGTTGCTGCATAGTTACAGTGCTGGATTCAACTATGCAAACAGAAACTCTTCATCGGAGGAG AGCAACAACAGGTCTttgaaacagctgctgctgatcGCTGGGACCGTTTCCTATGCAACATGTGCAGGG gCCCTTCCTCAAATTTTCATAAACCGACTTGGTGTAAGAAGCGCACCAATCCAAACTTTGTTTAGGTCGATATTACCGATCCCACTCTCCG CTGTGCTGGCCTTCTTCAACGTGtacattgtcagaagtggggaGTCAGAAACTGGGATCCAAGTGTTCGACACCAATGGAACTCCTGTCGGCCTCTCTAAGGCAGCGGGAGACAAG gcTGTGAGGGAAACTGCGTTATCAAGAGCGGCGCTGTTTGGTACAACCGCTGCTGTTCCTAATCTCCTGGTTTTGCTCTTACAGAG AACTAGACTCTTCCAGAGGAGTGCTCTGCTAGCTGCTCCAGTCCGGCACATCAGTGTCGCCTTGGTTCTGGGAATGATGATCCCCGTCTCGTTCAGCCTCTTCCCACAACTCGGAACG ATCGAGAAGGAcgatgtggaggaggagctgcaggcctcAGCGGTCGGTGGACAGTTGTACTACCATAGAGGACTCTGA
- the si:ch211-117n7.7 gene encoding monoacylglycerol lipase ABHD12-like isoform X2, with protein MARKRVVKQEGSSSAKSRVQGSARDLKGPKPSGWWLKRGVLAIIAVFFVVPCLQKQLPGLIQHFVYSYRSKVPLFVDLSRPADLSLNHTINTYLTSEEGISLGVWCIVLNCSRHTVPDRRWKEAQGKDLDWYQNTLKDGSPVFIYLHGNTGSRAETHRVGVAKVLSALGYHVLVPDYRGFGDSTGEPTEAGLTTDALYLYNWVKARSGNSLVIIWGHSLGTGVGTNTAVKLIERGERFDGVILEGAFNTARNPIPVHPFSWYYWKYPGIGYFFQEPWAENKVVFPTEENLKKMKSPILFLHAEDDHLAPIQSVRQMYEVAVSAQNAERVKLASFDGSLGYLHNGLYRDPHLSDIINNFVLSL; from the exons ATGGCGAGGAAGAGGGTCGTCAAACAGGAGGGTTCTTCCTCGGCTAAGAGCAGAGTCCAGGGGTCTGCCAGAGACCTGAAGGGGCCCAAGCC GTCCGGATGGTGGCTGAAGAGAGGAGTACTGGCCATCATTGCCGTCTTCTTTGTGGTGCCTTGCTTGCAGAAACAACTCCCTGGATTAATCCAGCACTTTGTTTACTCTTACAGAAGTAA GGTGCCTCTCTTTGTGGACCTCAGCCGACCTGCAGATCTCTCCCTTAATCACACCATCAACACATACTTAACATCAGAGGAAGGAATCTCTCTTGGGGTGTG GTGCATTGTTCTGAACTGTTCTAGGCACACTGTTCCTGACCGACGGTGGAAAGAGGCTCAGGGGAAGGACTTGGACTGGTACCAAAACACTTTAAAGGATGGAAGTCCTGTCTTCATTTATCTTCATGGCAACACAGGTTCAAG GGCAGAAACTCACCGTGTGGGAGTGGCAAAA GTATTGAGTGCACTGGGTTACCACGTGCTGGTGCCTGACTACAGag GGTTTGGAGATTCCACCGGGGAGCCGACTGAAGCCGGTCTGACGACCGATGCCCTCTACTTATACAACTGGGTCAAAGCACGTAGTGGAAACAGCCTGGTCATCATCTGGGGACACTCTCTTGGCACTGG aGTGGGCACAAACACTGCAGTAAAACTGATTGAGCGAG GTGAGAGGTTTGATGGAGTGATTCTTGAGGGTGCATTCAATACTGCTCGAAATCCGATTCCAGTCCATCCATTTAGCTGG TACTACTGGAAGTACCCGGGCATCGGGTACTTTTTCCAAGAGCCATGGGCAGAAAACAAGGTGGTCTTTCCTACTGAagagaa tttgaagaaaatgaaaagtcctaTCCTGTTCCTTCATGCAGAGGACGATCACTTAGCTCCCATTCAGAGTGTTCGGCAG ATGTATGAGGTAGCAGTGAGTGCCCAGAATGCCGAGCGAGTCAAGCTGGCTTCATTTGACGGCTCTCTGGGGTATCTGCACAACGGCTTATATCGTGACCCCCATCTGTCTGACATCATAAA TAACTTTGTGCTGTCCTTATAG
- the si:ch211-117n7.7 gene encoding monoacylglycerol lipase ABHD12-like isoform X4: MARKRVVKQEGSSSAKSRVQGSARDLKGPKPSGWWLKRGVLAIIAVFFVVPCLQKQLPGLIQHFVYSYRSKVPLFVDLSRPADLSLNHTINTYLTSEEGISLGVWHTVPDRRWKEAQGKDLDWYQNTLKDGSPVFIYLHGNTGSRAETHRVGVAKVLSALGYHVLVPDYRGFGDSTGEPTEAGLTTDALYLYNWVKARSGNSLVIIWGHSLGTGVGTNTAVKLIERGERFDGVILEGAFNTARNPIPVHPFSWYYWKYPGIGYFFQEPWAENKVVFPTEENLKKMKSPILFLHAEDDHLAPIQSVRQMYEVAVSAQNAERVKLASFDGSLGYLHNGLYRDPHLSDIINNFVLSL, translated from the exons ATGGCGAGGAAGAGGGTCGTCAAACAGGAGGGTTCTTCCTCGGCTAAGAGCAGAGTCCAGGGGTCTGCCAGAGACCTGAAGGGGCCCAAGCC GTCCGGATGGTGGCTGAAGAGAGGAGTACTGGCCATCATTGCCGTCTTCTTTGTGGTGCCTTGCTTGCAGAAACAACTCCCTGGATTAATCCAGCACTTTGTTTACTCTTACAGAAGTAA GGTGCCTCTCTTTGTGGACCTCAGCCGACCTGCAGATCTCTCCCTTAATCACACCATCAACACATACTTAACATCAGAGGAAGGAATCTCTCTTGGGGTGTG GCACACTGTTCCTGACCGACGGTGGAAAGAGGCTCAGGGGAAGGACTTGGACTGGTACCAAAACACTTTAAAGGATGGAAGTCCTGTCTTCATTTATCTTCATGGCAACACAGGTTCAAG GGCAGAAACTCACCGTGTGGGAGTGGCAAAA GTATTGAGTGCACTGGGTTACCACGTGCTGGTGCCTGACTACAGag GGTTTGGAGATTCCACCGGGGAGCCGACTGAAGCCGGTCTGACGACCGATGCCCTCTACTTATACAACTGGGTCAAAGCACGTAGTGGAAACAGCCTGGTCATCATCTGGGGACACTCTCTTGGCACTGG aGTGGGCACAAACACTGCAGTAAAACTGATTGAGCGAG GTGAGAGGTTTGATGGAGTGATTCTTGAGGGTGCATTCAATACTGCTCGAAATCCGATTCCAGTCCATCCATTTAGCTGG TACTACTGGAAGTACCCGGGCATCGGGTACTTTTTCCAAGAGCCATGGGCAGAAAACAAGGTGGTCTTTCCTACTGAagagaa tttgaagaaaatgaaaagtcctaTCCTGTTCCTTCATGCAGAGGACGATCACTTAGCTCCCATTCAGAGTGTTCGGCAG ATGTATGAGGTAGCAGTGAGTGCCCAGAATGCCGAGCGAGTCAAGCTGGCTTCATTTGACGGCTCTCTGGGGTATCTGCACAACGGCTTATATCGTGACCCCCATCTGTCTGACATCATAAA TAACTTTGTGCTGTCCTTATAG